From Gordonia crocea, the proteins below share one genomic window:
- a CDS encoding exodeoxyribonuclease VII small subunit, whose protein sequence is MSIDPAQWSPVAELGYEQARDELVEVVGALEQGGLDLDTSLKLWERGEELANRCEEHLDGARERIESVLNPEDDDE, encoded by the coding sequence GTGAGCATCGACCCCGCACAGTGGTCCCCGGTCGCCGAACTGGGCTATGAGCAGGCCCGCGACGAACTCGTCGAGGTGGTCGGGGCGCTCGAGCAGGGCGGCCTGGACCTGGACACGTCGCTGAAGCTGTGGGAGCGCGGCGAGGAGCTGGCCAACCGCTGCGAGGAGCACCTCGACGGTGCGCGCGAGCGGATCGAGTCGGTCCTCAACCCCGAGGACGACGACGAATAG
- a CDS encoding class II fumarate hydratase → MAEQEYRIEHDTMGEVKVPVDALWRAQTQRAVENFPISHRPLERTQIRALGLLKAACAQVNKDLGLLDSEKADAIIAAASEIAAGRHDDQFPIDVFQTGSGTSSNMNANEVIASIAKANGVEVHPNDHVNMSQSSNDTFPTATHVAATEAVVTDLVPALQHLHEALAAKAAEWREIVKSGRTHLMDAVPVTLGQEFGGYARQVEAGIERVQATLPRVGELPIGGTAVGTGLNAPDGFGTKVTAELVKLTGVDALVLAADNFEAQAARDGLVELSGQLKTIAVSLTKIANDVRWMGSGPLTGLGEIQLPDLQPGSSIMPGKVNPVLPEAVTQVAAQVIGNDTAVTWGGGNGAFELNVYIPVMARNVLESITLLANVSRLFADRCISGLVANTDRLRTLAESSPSIVTPLNSAIGYEEAAAVAKQALKEGKTIRQTVIDRGLIGDDLSEAELDKRLDVLKMANLDRER, encoded by the coding sequence ATGGCTGAGCAGGAATACCGCATCGAGCACGACACCATGGGCGAGGTCAAGGTCCCCGTCGACGCGCTGTGGCGCGCGCAGACCCAGCGCGCCGTGGAAAACTTCCCGATCAGCCACCGCCCGCTCGAGCGCACCCAGATCCGCGCGCTCGGCCTGCTGAAGGCCGCCTGCGCCCAGGTGAACAAGGACCTCGGCCTGCTCGACTCGGAGAAGGCCGATGCCATTATCGCCGCCGCCTCGGAGATCGCCGCCGGCCGCCACGACGACCAGTTCCCCATCGACGTCTTCCAGACCGGGTCGGGCACCAGCTCGAACATGAACGCCAACGAGGTGATCGCCTCGATCGCCAAGGCCAACGGCGTCGAGGTCCACCCCAACGACCACGTCAACATGTCGCAGTCCTCCAACGACACCTTCCCCACCGCCACGCACGTCGCGGCCACCGAGGCCGTCGTCACCGATCTCGTCCCGGCCCTGCAGCACCTGCACGAGGCACTGGCGGCCAAGGCGGCCGAGTGGCGCGAGATCGTCAAGAGCGGGCGCACCCACCTCATGGACGCCGTGCCGGTCACCCTCGGCCAGGAGTTCGGCGGGTACGCCCGCCAGGTCGAGGCCGGCATCGAGCGCGTGCAGGCCACGCTTCCCCGCGTCGGCGAACTGCCCATTGGCGGTACCGCCGTCGGCACCGGGCTCAACGCCCCCGACGGTTTCGGCACCAAGGTGACCGCCGAACTGGTGAAGCTGACCGGCGTCGACGCCCTGGTCCTCGCCGCCGACAACTTCGAGGCGCAAGCCGCACGCGACGGCCTCGTCGAGCTCTCCGGCCAGCTCAAGACGATCGCCGTCTCGCTGACCAAGATCGCCAACGACGTCCGGTGGATGGGTTCGGGTCCGCTGACCGGACTCGGGGAAATCCAACTCCCCGACCTGCAGCCGGGCAGCTCGATCATGCCCGGCAAGGTCAACCCGGTGCTGCCCGAGGCGGTCACCCAGGTCGCCGCGCAGGTGATCGGCAACGACACCGCGGTCACCTGGGGCGGCGGCAACGGCGCCTTCGAGCTGAACGTCTACATCCCGGTGATGGCGCGCAACGTGCTGGAGTCGATCACCCTGCTGGCCAACGTCTCCCGACTGTTCGCCGACCGCTGCATCAGCGGACTGGTCGCCAACACCGACCGCCTGCGCACGCTGGCGGAGAGCTCGCCGTCGATCGTCACCCCACTCAACAGCGCCATCGGCTACGAGGAGGCGGCCGCCGTCGCCAAGCAGGCGCTCAAGGAGGGCAAGACGATCCGGCAGACGGTCATCGACCGTGGCCTGATCGGCGACGACCTCAGCGAGGCCGAACTCGACAAGCGCCTCGACGTGCTCAAGATGGCCAACCTCGACCGGGAGCGCTGA
- a CDS encoding AAA family ATPase has translation MGSVVGGRCGRCTAASPGSATGARLDHDFESRFPALHESYGWCALQTTEDLRCAVAADCVNRGDLATAVNVLPPDATQSGPVAFLWGRIALAEERYQQALGFFVSVRGRGSFSLQEAASLSAAQSLLLAGDHVSAERRFGPIVDGAQDPGIRAHAQYGLGFAVGNQGRLDEAKAHFAAAQREIPTLEIPDLAGPPRADRPAAVPVGNRWPVGDETVDDLVGDETVDEVLAELNDHVGQHHLKREIEDLVALVSVEQERRARGLSGDARITQHMVFAGPPGTGKTTVARLVGRLYKALGVLAEGHVVEVDRADLVGEVLGSPQAKTTEVLDKAQGGILLIDEAYTHQGEGYSGGDVFGDEVIALLLKRMEDARDEFVVIATGYSEEMEEFLEANPGLRSRFSTTIHFEPYGPAELVEIATGMAADKGYALASDASEALHAALADAERRGVMRLRSFGNARLVRNVIEKAERKQARRLASLMGVGTVPDAAFQTFVREDIEAAVSDELNRLVSSSAPRDARD, from the coding sequence ATGGGGAGCGTCGTCGGCGGGCGTTGTGGGCGATGTACCGCAGCATCTCCCGGTTCGGCGACGGGCGCGCGCCTGGACCACGACTTCGAATCGCGTTTTCCCGCACTGCACGAGTCATACGGGTGGTGCGCGCTGCAGACCACGGAGGACTTGCGGTGCGCGGTCGCGGCGGACTGCGTCAACCGGGGCGACCTGGCCACCGCGGTGAACGTGCTGCCGCCCGACGCCACCCAGAGCGGTCCGGTCGCCTTCTTGTGGGGGAGGATAGCGCTGGCCGAGGAGCGATACCAGCAGGCGCTGGGGTTCTTCGTTTCCGTCCGGGGGCGCGGAAGCTTCTCACTGCAAGAGGCGGCGAGTCTGTCGGCGGCACAGTCGTTGCTTCTCGCCGGCGACCATGTGTCCGCGGAGCGGCGGTTCGGGCCCATCGTCGACGGCGCGCAGGATCCCGGGATTCGTGCACACGCGCAGTACGGTCTCGGGTTCGCGGTGGGGAACCAGGGCCGCCTCGATGAGGCGAAGGCGCATTTCGCGGCCGCGCAACGAGAGATTCCCACCTTGGAGATCCCCGATCTTGCGGGGCCGCCGCGCGCGGATCGACCGGCGGCGGTGCCCGTCGGGAACCGGTGGCCCGTCGGCGACGAGACGGTCGATGACCTCGTCGGAGACGAGACAGTCGATGAGGTGCTCGCCGAGCTGAACGACCATGTCGGGCAACACCACTTGAAACGCGAGATCGAGGACCTCGTCGCCCTCGTCAGCGTCGAACAGGAGCGTCGGGCGCGCGGCCTTTCCGGCGATGCGCGGATCACCCAGCACATGGTTTTCGCCGGTCCGCCCGGAACCGGAAAGACGACGGTCGCCAGGCTCGTCGGCCGACTGTACAAGGCGCTCGGGGTGCTCGCCGAGGGGCACGTCGTCGAAGTCGACCGGGCGGACCTGGTCGGCGAGGTCCTGGGTTCGCCCCAGGCGAAGACCACTGAGGTATTGGACAAAGCGCAAGGCGGAATCCTCCTCATCGACGAGGCGTACACCCACCAGGGGGAGGGCTACTCCGGTGGTGATGTGTTCGGCGACGAGGTCATCGCCCTGTTGCTCAAGCGCATGGAGGATGCCAGGGACGAGTTCGTGGTCATCGCGACTGGCTATTCCGAGGAGATGGAGGAGTTCTTGGAGGCCAACCCCGGCCTGAGGTCCAGATTCTCCACCACGATCCACTTCGAGCCCTACGGGCCGGCCGAGCTGGTCGAGATCGCCACCGGAATGGCCGCGGACAAAGGGTATGCCCTCGCCTCCGACGCGTCGGAGGCCCTCCACGCCGCGCTCGCCGATGCCGAACGCAGGGGAGTGATGAGACTTCGATCCTTCGGGAACGCGCGCTTGGTCCGCAACGTCATCGAGAAGGCTGAGCGTAAGCAGGCGCGGCGTCTGGCGTCCCTGATGGGCGTCGGCACGGTTCCCGACGCGGCCTTCCAGACGTTTGTCCGCGAGGACATCGAAGCGGCCGTCTCCGACGAGCTCAATCGTCTCGTGTCGTCGTCGGCACCGCGCGACGCCCGGGACTGA
- a CDS encoding 4-hydroxy-3-methylbut-2-enyl diphosphate reductase, which translates to MSSKRVLLAEPRGYCAGVDRAVETVERALDKHGAPVYVRKEIVHNRHVVDTLSERGAVFVGETDEVPEGAIVVFSAHGVSPAVHESAKTRNLMTIDATCPLVTKVHQEAKRFARDDYDILLIGHEGHEEVEGTSGEAPEHIQIVDGPDHVDDVTVRDGAQVVWLSQTTLSVDETMETVKRLREKFPQLQDPPSDDICYATQNRQVAVKAMAKHCELVIVVGSKNSSNSVRLVEVALQAGASASYLVDYAREIDPAWLDGVTTVGVTSGASVPEVLVRGVLDFLSEYGYDNVETINTAEETLTFALPRELRPARTAK; encoded by the coding sequence ATGTCCTCCAAGCGTGTCCTGCTCGCCGAGCCGCGCGGCTACTGCGCCGGCGTCGACCGGGCCGTCGAAACCGTGGAGCGTGCGCTCGACAAGCACGGTGCCCCGGTCTACGTCCGCAAGGAGATCGTGCACAACCGCCACGTCGTCGACACGCTCTCGGAGCGCGGCGCCGTTTTCGTCGGCGAGACCGACGAGGTGCCCGAGGGGGCGATCGTCGTCTTCTCCGCCCACGGCGTGTCCCCGGCGGTCCACGAATCGGCCAAGACGCGCAACCTGATGACCATCGACGCGACGTGCCCGTTGGTCACCAAGGTCCACCAAGAGGCCAAGCGCTTCGCCCGCGACGACTACGACATCCTGCTCATCGGCCACGAGGGCCACGAGGAGGTCGAGGGCACCTCCGGCGAGGCACCCGAACACATCCAGATCGTCGACGGCCCCGACCACGTCGACGACGTGACCGTCCGCGACGGCGCCCAGGTGGTGTGGCTGTCGCAGACGACGCTGTCGGTGGACGAGACGATGGAGACCGTCAAGCGGCTGCGCGAGAAGTTCCCGCAGTTGCAGGACCCGCCCAGCGACGACATCTGCTACGCGACGCAGAACCGCCAGGTCGCGGTGAAGGCCATGGCCAAGCACTGCGAACTGGTCATCGTCGTCGGGTCGAAGAACTCGTCGAACTCGGTGCGGTTGGTCGAGGTGGCGCTGCAGGCCGGCGCCTCGGCGTCCTACCTGGTGGACTATGCCCGTGAAATCGACCCGGCCTGGCTCGACGGAGTGACCACCGTGGGCGTGACGTCGGGGGCGTCGGTGCCCGAGGTCTTGGTCCGCGGCGTGCTCGACTTCTTGTCCGAGTACGGCTACGACAACGTCGAGACCATCAACACCGCCGAGGAGACGCTGACCTTCGCGCTCCCGCGCGAGCTGCGTCCGGCGCGCACCGCCAAATAG
- the glpX gene encoding class II fructose-bisphosphatase → MSGTNEAPDRNLAMELVRVTEAAALAAGRWAGRGDKNGGDGAAVDAMRELLSTVSMRGVVVIGEGEKDEAPMLYNGEEVGNGEGPDCDVAVDPIDGTTLMAEGRPNSIAVIAVSERGTMYDPSAVFYMDKICVGPEAKGHIDITKPVAWNINSVAKAKGIEVADTTVVVLDRPRHTDLIAEIREAGAKVRLISDGDVAGAIAAADDTSSVDLLLGVGGTPEGIITAVAMKCMGGEIQGKLWPRNEEEKAKAIAAGHDLDQVLTTDVLVRGENTFFAATGVTNGDMLRGVSYRANGATTRSLVMRSKSGTIRRIESIHRPAKLREYARIEL, encoded by the coding sequence ATGTCCGGTACCAATGAAGCCCCCGACCGCAACCTGGCGATGGAACTGGTCCGCGTGACCGAGGCCGCCGCCTTGGCCGCCGGACGCTGGGCCGGGCGCGGCGACAAGAACGGCGGCGACGGTGCCGCGGTCGACGCGATGCGCGAACTCCTCTCGACGGTGTCGATGCGCGGTGTCGTCGTCATCGGCGAGGGCGAGAAGGACGAGGCGCCGATGCTCTACAACGGCGAGGAAGTGGGCAACGGCGAGGGCCCCGACTGCGATGTGGCGGTCGACCCGATCGACGGCACCACGCTGATGGCCGAGGGCCGCCCGAACTCGATCGCGGTGATCGCGGTCTCCGAGCGCGGCACGATGTACGACCCGTCGGCGGTCTTCTACATGGACAAGATCTGTGTCGGCCCGGAGGCCAAGGGTCACATCGACATCACCAAGCCGGTCGCCTGGAACATCAACTCCGTCGCCAAGGCCAAGGGCATCGAGGTCGCCGACACCACCGTCGTCGTGCTCGACCGTCCGCGCCACACCGACCTCATCGCCGAGATCCGCGAGGCCGGCGCGAAGGTCCGCCTCATCTCCGACGGCGACGTCGCCGGTGCCATCGCCGCGGCCGATGACACCAGCTCGGTGGACCTGCTGCTGGGCGTCGGCGGTACCCCCGAGGGCATCATCACCGCCGTCGCCATGAAGTGCATGGGCGGGGAGATCCAGGGCAAGTTGTGGCCGCGCAACGAGGAGGAGAAGGCCAAGGCGATCGCCGCCGGTCACGACCTCGATCAGGTGCTGACCACCGACGTCCTCGTCCGCGGTGAGAACACCTTCTTCGCCGCCACCGGCGTCACCAACGGCGACATGCTGCGCGGTGTCTCCTACCGTGCCAACGGCGCCACCACCCGCTCGCTGGTCATGCGCTCGAAGTCGGGCACGATCCGCCGCATCGAGAGCATCCACCGCCCGGCGAAGCTGCGCGAGTACGCCCGCATCGAGTTGTAG
- a CDS encoding DUF4245 domain-containing protein, with protein sequence MADKPRILNSSRDMIMSLLALLALVALVVVSSRNCSVGLTGGAGDDKIPPFNVQAALKADAASMSFPIREPSLPSSWKPNSGTRDQIGDKLVSTVGWVTPSGFYLGLSQTDAAESALLPTLNPNRETDGDLSGTGTREIDGRRWVTYVVGDRLAPSDGVRKVWIADLGDVRIGLSGKATEADFTTLARAVVLAVPIASTSR encoded by the coding sequence ATGGCTGACAAACCGCGCATCCTCAACAGCAGCAGGGACATGATCATGTCCCTGCTGGCGCTGCTCGCGCTGGTCGCACTCGTCGTGGTTTCGTCGCGGAACTGCTCGGTCGGGCTCACCGGCGGCGCCGGCGACGACAAGATCCCGCCGTTCAACGTCCAGGCGGCGCTGAAGGCTGACGCGGCGTCGATGTCCTTTCCCATCCGCGAGCCGTCGCTGCCGTCGAGTTGGAAGCCCAACTCCGGGACCCGCGACCAGATCGGCGACAAGCTGGTGAGCACCGTCGGGTGGGTCACGCCCAGCGGCTTCTACCTGGGTCTCTCGCAGACCGACGCCGCCGAGTCCGCGCTGCTGCCGACGCTGAACCCCAACCGGGAGACCGACGGGGATCTGTCGGGCACCGGGACTCGCGAGATCGACGGCCGCCGGTGGGTGACCTATGTGGTCGGCGACCGCTTGGCCCCGAGTGACGGGGTGCGCAAGGTGTGGATCGCCGATCTCGGCGACGTGCGCATCGGGTTGTCGGGCAAGGCCACCGAGGCCGACTTCACGACACTGGCGCGCGCGGTGGTGCTGGCCGTCCCGATCGCGTCGACGAGTCGCTGA
- a CDS encoding fumarate hydratase: protein MSTPAQAPDFLYSDLLPTGPDETPYRLITTEGVSTFDVDGRQFLKVAPEALQRLTAEAMHDISHYLRPAHLAQLRKIIDDPEASGNDRFVALDLLKNVNISAGGILPMCQDTGTAIVMGKKSEGVLTGADDAQAISRGVYDAYTKLNLRYSQLAPLTTYEEKNTGTNLPAQVEIYATEQGPKGPEYKFLFMAKGGGSANKSFLFQETKAILNPKRMLEFLDEKIRSLGTAACPPYHLAVVIGGTSAEFALKTAKYASAHYLDELPTEGSMSAHGFRDRELEEEVFKLTQSFGIGAQFGGKYFCHDVRVVRLPRHGASCPVAIAVSCSADRQALGKITADGVFLEQLETDPAQYMPDAGVAEDIEGGQVVSIDLNRPMPEILAELSKYPVKTRLSLTGPLVVARDIAHAKIKERLDAGEPMPDYLRDHPVYYAGPAKTPEGMASGSFGPTTAGRMDSYVEQFQAAGGSMVMLAKGNRSQQVTRACESHGGFYLGSIGGPAARLALDCIKSQEVIEYPELGMEAVWKIEVEDFPAFIVVDDKGNDFFTDPSGAVNVPISGVRIRSKERGQRL from the coding sequence GTGAGCACTCCAGCCCAGGCTCCGGATTTCTTGTACTCCGACCTGCTTCCGACCGGTCCCGACGAGACGCCCTACCGTCTCATCACCACCGAAGGCGTGTCGACCTTCGACGTCGACGGCCGCCAGTTCCTCAAGGTGGCCCCCGAGGCACTGCAACGGCTGACCGCCGAGGCGATGCACGACATCAGCCACTATCTGCGCCCGGCGCACCTGGCGCAGTTGCGCAAGATCATCGACGACCCGGAGGCGTCGGGTAACGACCGCTTCGTCGCCCTCGACCTGCTCAAGAACGTGAACATCTCCGCGGGCGGCATCCTGCCCATGTGCCAGGACACCGGCACCGCGATCGTGATGGGCAAGAAGAGCGAGGGCGTGCTGACCGGCGCCGACGATGCGCAGGCCATCAGCCGCGGCGTCTACGACGCCTACACCAAGCTCAACCTGCGCTACTCCCAGCTGGCCCCGCTGACGACCTACGAGGAGAAGAACACCGGGACCAACCTCCCCGCCCAGGTCGAGATCTATGCGACCGAGCAGGGCCCCAAGGGGCCGGAGTACAAGTTCCTGTTCATGGCCAAGGGCGGCGGCAGCGCCAACAAGTCCTTCCTGTTCCAGGAGACCAAGGCGATCCTGAACCCCAAGCGGATGCTGGAGTTCCTCGACGAGAAGATCCGCTCGCTGGGCACCGCGGCCTGCCCGCCCTACCACCTGGCCGTCGTCATCGGCGGGACGTCGGCGGAGTTCGCGCTGAAGACCGCGAAGTACGCCTCGGCCCACTACCTCGACGAACTGCCCACCGAGGGGTCGATGTCCGCGCACGGGTTCCGCGACCGCGAACTGGAAGAAGAGGTCTTCAAGCTGACCCAGTCCTTCGGGATCGGGGCACAGTTCGGCGGCAAGTACTTCTGCCACGACGTCCGGGTGGTGCGCCTGCCGCGCCACGGCGCGTCGTGCCCGGTGGCGATCGCGGTGTCCTGCTCGGCCGACCGCCAGGCGTTGGGCAAGATCACCGCCGACGGGGTTTTCCTCGAACAACTCGAGACCGACCCGGCGCAATACATGCCCGACGCCGGGGTCGCCGAGGACATCGAGGGCGGCCAGGTCGTCTCGATCGACCTGAACCGGCCGATGCCGGAGATCCTCGCCGAGCTGTCCAAGTACCCGGTGAAGACCCGGCTCTCGCTGACCGGTCCGCTCGTCGTCGCCCGCGACATCGCCCACGCGAAGATCAAGGAGCGCCTCGATGCCGGCGAGCCCATGCCGGACTACCTGCGCGACCACCCGGTCTATTACGCCGGTCCGGCGAAGACCCCCGAGGGCATGGCGTCGGGCTCCTTCGGCCCCACCACCGCCGGCCGGATGGACTCCTACGTCGAGCAGTTCCAGGCCGCCGGCGGTTCCATGGTGATGCTCGCCAAGGGCAATCGCTCCCAGCAGGTGACCCGGGCGTGTGAGAGCCACGGCGGCTTCTACCTCGGATCGATCGGTGGCCCGGCGGCACGCCTGGCGCTGGACTGCATCAAGAGCCAGGAGGTCATCGAATACCCCGAGCTCGGCATGGAGGCGGTCTGGAAGATCGAGGTGGAGGACTTCCCCGCGTTCATCGTCGTCGACGACAAGGGCAACGACTTCTTCACCGACCCGTCGGGGGCCGTCAACGTCCCGATCAGCGGCGTGCGGATCCGCTCGAAGGAGCGCGGTCAGCGCTTGTAG
- a CDS encoding lipid droplet-associated protein, with translation MTQAPYTVRLATGLIVTALEETKKLPTQLITLPMTAVSNAVQAGMRFQQNVAELVIKGDATLSALFDKPEEQPAWAVFDEDDDEPADVAPAAPVGLRSTPEPAAKPAPKPEAKPEPEPAAKPEPKAAAPAKKAPAKKAPAKKAAAKKAPAKKAPAKKAPAPEAPADGAAKASDTDAAAGRFALYSSVPAVTDTPAAAPAKPSGPTPEVAEFLDYDNLTLAQLRAKIRTVDVEDLRVLAAYERDGRNRVPFVTMLDNRIAAKDS, from the coding sequence ATGACGCAAGCTCCGTACACCGTTCGCCTGGCCACCGGCCTGATCGTGACCGCGCTGGAAGAGACGAAGAAGCTGCCCACGCAGCTGATCACACTGCCGATGACCGCGGTGAGCAATGCGGTCCAAGCCGGCATGCGGTTCCAGCAGAACGTCGCCGAACTGGTCATCAAGGGCGACGCCACGCTCAGCGCCCTCTTCGACAAGCCGGAGGAGCAACCCGCGTGGGCCGTCTTCGACGAGGACGACGACGAGCCGGCCGACGTCGCCCCCGCGGCACCGGTGGGGTTGCGCAGCACCCCGGAGCCCGCCGCCAAGCCCGCCCCGAAGCCGGAGGCGAAGCCAGAGCCAGAGCCGGCGGCCAAGCCGGAACCGAAGGCTGCGGCACCCGCCAAGAAGGCACCGGCGAAGAAGGCCCCCGCCAAGAAGGCCGCCGCGAAGAAAGCGCCGGCGAAGAAGGCTCCGGCCAAGAAGGCCCCCGCCCCCGAGGCTCCCGCCGACGGTGCCGCCAAGGCGTCGGACACCGACGCCGCGGCCGGCCGCTTCGCCTTGTACAGCTCCGTGCCCGCCGTGACCGACACCCCGGCGGCCGCGCCGGCCAAGCCGTCGGGCCCCACGCCCGAGGTGGCCGAGTTCCTCGACTACGACAACCTCACCCTGGCGCAGTTGCGCGCCAAGATCCGCACCGTCGACGTCGAGGACTTGCGCGTCCTGGCCGCCTACGAGCGCGACGGCCGCAACCGGGTCCCGTTCGTGACGATGCTGGACAACCGCATCGCCGCGAAGGACAGCTAG
- the xseA gene encoding exodeoxyribonuclease VII large subunit: MTAANSAQEPWPVRTVNVKIADWIHRLGQIWVEGQITQLSRRPGTRTAFITLRDPAADMSLTVTCPPEVIDRSPVPLTDGTRVIMCGRPSFYTGRGTISLRVTEIRAIGIGELLARIERLRQLLHAEGLFDPRLKRPLPFLPRGIGLISGRASAASHDVVSIVQSRWAAALIVVRDAPVQGPSAVPRILGELKMLDDDPDVDVIIIARGGGSVEDLLPFSDEQLLRAVAACTTPVISAIGHEPDNPLLDHVADVRAATPTDAAKRVVPDVAAELAGIATMRRRSAGALRNWVQRERHVVDGLRARPVLADPLRLIDSHAGAVERHRADLRRDVARLVERETHRHEHLAARLATLGPAQTLARGYAIVQNLDDGARVAHDTADLPDGARVRIRVADGAVTAQVTGQEETS, from the coding sequence GTGACCGCCGCCAACTCCGCGCAGGAGCCGTGGCCGGTCCGCACCGTCAACGTCAAGATCGCGGACTGGATCCACCGGCTGGGCCAGATCTGGGTGGAGGGGCAGATCACGCAGCTGTCCCGCCGCCCGGGCACGCGGACCGCCTTCATCACCCTGCGCGATCCGGCCGCCGACATGTCGTTGACGGTCACCTGCCCGCCGGAGGTCATCGACCGCTCCCCCGTGCCGCTGACCGACGGGACGCGCGTGATCATGTGCGGCCGCCCGTCGTTCTACACCGGCCGCGGCACGATCTCGTTGCGCGTCACCGAGATCCGGGCGATCGGCATCGGCGAACTCCTCGCGCGCATCGAGCGCCTGCGCCAACTGCTGCACGCCGAAGGACTCTTCGACCCCCGCCTCAAACGGCCGTTGCCGTTCCTGCCCCGCGGTATCGGCCTGATCAGCGGCCGCGCGTCGGCCGCCAGCCACGACGTGGTGTCGATCGTGCAATCGCGGTGGGCCGCCGCGCTGATCGTCGTCCGCGACGCCCCGGTGCAGGGCCCGTCGGCGGTGCCCCGCATCCTCGGCGAGCTCAAGATGCTCGACGACGATCCCGACGTCGACGTCATCATCATCGCCCGTGGCGGCGGCAGCGTGGAGGACCTGCTGCCGTTCTCCGACGAGCAGCTGTTGCGCGCGGTCGCCGCCTGCACGACACCGGTGATCAGCGCCATCGGGCACGAACCGGACAACCCGCTGCTCGACCACGTCGCCGACGTGCGGGCCGCCACCCCGACCGATGCCGCCAAGCGGGTGGTACCCGACGTCGCCGCCGAACTCGCCGGCATCGCGACCATGCGCCGGCGCAGTGCGGGCGCGCTGCGGAACTGGGTGCAGCGGGAGCGCCACGTCGTCGACGGCCTGCGCGCCCGACCGGTACTGGCCGATCCGCTGCGGCTGATCGACTCCCACGCCGGCGCGGTCGAACGCCACCGCGCCGACCTGCGCCGCGACGTCGCGCGCCTCGTCGAACGCGAAACGCACCGGCACGAGCACCTCGCCGCCCGGCTCGCGACGCTGGGTCCGGCGCAGACGTTGGCCCGCGGTTACGCGATCGTGCAGAATCTCGACGACGGCGCCCGCGTGGCACACGACACCGCCGACCTGCCCGACGGTGCACGGGTGCGGATCCGTGTCGCCGACGGTGCGGTCACCGCCCAAGTAACCGGACAAGAGGAGACGTCGTGA